Proteins encoded within one genomic window of Aquarana catesbeiana isolate 2022-GZ linkage group LG03, ASM4218655v1, whole genome shotgun sequence:
- the LOC141134780 gene encoding olfactory receptor 11L1-like gives MCQGNQTKVSEIYLLGAQGLGNFKLLFFTALLLVYIVIVTGNLLIILLVSTNSNFKIPMFIFLQHLAFADALLATCVIPMMAEIILKTKGKMSVVCCITQMYFYYMFGFVQCFLLAVMSYDRYVAICKPLRYILIMNRRICFLLGCGCWVLNCSLCSIEFIWITQFHFCGPSDIDYFFCDLGPVMQLSTSDTSIVQWLDFTYSVLVLFCALTFIIGTYIYIFMIILKISSSSARKKSFSTCSAHLISVGAYYGSLITIYVNPSSEMSPNVNKYSSLLYIVVTPLMNPIIYSLRNQEIRQALHKKLTKIAVKQFR, from the coding sequence ATGTGTCAAGGGAATCAAACAAAAGTCTCAGAAATCTATCTACTTGGAGCACAAGGTCTAGGCAACTTCAAACTTCTATTCTTCACTGCCCTACTTTTAGTATACATTGTAATAGTGACCGGAAACCTTTTAATTATCCTTCTAGTGTCAACAAATAGTAATTTCAAAATTCCTATGTTCATCTTTCTCCAGCACCTTGCTTTCGCTGATGCCCTCCTAGCCACTTGTGTTATACCAATGATGGCAGAGATAATATTAAAGACAAAGGGGAAAATGTCTGTTGTTTGCTGTATCACACAAATGTATTTCTATTATATGTTTGGGTTTGTGCAATGTTTTCTTCTTGCTGTAATGTCTTACGATCGATATGTAGCTATTTGTAAACCTTTACGTTACATTTTAATCATGAACCGCAGAATCTGCTTCCTTTTGGGTTGTGGTTGTTGGGTATTAAATTGCAGCCTATGTTCAATTGAATTTATTTGGATAACTCAGTTTCATTTTTGTGGCCCCAGTGACATTGATTACTTCTTTTGTGATTTGGGTCCAGTTATGCAATTGTCCACCTCAGACACGTCTATCGTACAATGGCTAGACTTCACATATTCTGTCCTAGTCTTATTCTGTGCTCTTACCTTTATCATTGGCACATACATCTACATTTTTATGATCATTCTCAAGATTTCATCTTCTAGTGCCAGAAAAAAATCTTTTTCAACATGTAGTGCCCACCTGATCTCTGTGGGTGCATATTATGGGTCCTTAATCACTATTTATGTGAATCCATCCAGTGAGATGTCACCTAACGTGAACAAGTACAGCTCTTTATTGTACATTGTAGTGACCCCATTGATGAACCCCATCATATATAGCCTGAGGAACCAGGAGATAAGACAAGCTCTTCATAAAAAGTTGACGAAGATAGCAGTGAAGCAATTTAGATAG